One part of the Marinobacterium rhizophilum genome encodes these proteins:
- a CDS encoding response regulator transcription factor, giving the protein MNSDQARVFIIDDESDVRAALSMLIRSIGLEVETFSNALDFLVSYRPQWSGCIVADIRMPGMSGLELQEKLNAMGADMPLIFISGHADVPTAVRAIQEGALDLLEKPFSDQRLLDKVQSAVRRDLERRAEIAVRGQLQQRYAALTPREREVMTAVVAGKMNKVTAHELNLSTRTVELHRANVMEKMQAGSLAELVRLAQMLELDESGPA; this is encoded by the coding sequence ATGAATTCGGATCAGGCGCGTGTCTTCATAATCGATGATGAAAGCGATGTTCGCGCCGCGCTGTCGATGTTGATTCGCTCGATTGGCCTGGAGGTCGAGACCTTCAGTAATGCGCTGGATTTTCTGGTCAGTTACCGGCCGCAATGGTCTGGCTGCATCGTGGCGGACATTCGCATGCCGGGCATGAGTGGCCTGGAACTGCAGGAAAAACTGAACGCCATGGGTGCGGATATGCCACTTATTTTTATTTCCGGACACGCCGATGTGCCCACCGCGGTAAGGGCGATCCAGGAGGGCGCACTGGACCTGCTGGAAAAACCCTTCAGCGACCAGCGTCTGCTGGACAAGGTGCAGAGCGCGGTCAGGCGGGACCTGGAGAGACGTGCGGAGATTGCGGTCAGGGGGCAGCTGCAGCAGCGTTATGCGGCGCTGACACCACGGGAAAGGGAAGTCATGACAGCAGTGGTCGCCGGAAAAATGAACAAGGTGACCGCGCACGAACTGAATCTCAGTACCCGTACTGTGGAGCTGCATCGAGCCAATGTGATGGAAAAGATGCAGGCAGGGTCCCTGGCAGAGCTGGTGCGACTTGCACAGATGCTGGAGCTGGATGAGAGCGGGCCGGCCTGA
- a CDS encoding cysteine dioxygenase produces the protein MHNTARLREFVQAFTALVNETDDEARLLDAGEVLLADLIRHDDWLPEAYSEPGLTEYRQYLLHCDPLERFSVVSFVWGPGQCTPIHDHRVWGMVGVLRGMERCEEFAPDPQSGKLLALGTHELHPGSIDLVSPRIGDIHRVSNGLSDTPSVSIHVYGTNIGAHRRHLYDPASSDQQPFISGYANGEIINLWDKSDE, from the coding sequence ATGCACAACACCGCCCGCCTGCGTGAGTTTGTCCAGGCCTTTACGGCACTGGTAAACGAAACAGACGACGAAGCCCGCCTGCTGGATGCCGGCGAGGTGCTGCTCGCCGATCTGATCCGTCACGATGACTGGCTGCCGGAAGCCTACAGCGAGCCAGGGCTCACCGAATACCGCCAGTACCTGCTGCACTGCGATCCGCTGGAGCGTTTCTCGGTGGTCAGTTTTGTCTGGGGGCCGGGGCAGTGCACCCCCATACACGATCACAGGGTCTGGGGCATGGTCGGCGTGCTGCGCGGCATGGAGCGTTGCGAAGAGTTTGCGCCTGATCCGCAAAGCGGAAAACTGCTGGCACTGGGCACGCATGAGCTGCACCCCGGCAGCATCGACCTGGTATCACCGCGCATTGGCGACATTCACCGCGTCTCCAACGGCCTGAGTGACACCCCCTCCGTCAGCATCCATGTCTATGGCACCAACATCGGTGCCCACCGCCGCCACCTTTACGACCCCGCCAGCAGCGACCAGCAGCCCTTTATCTCCGGCTACGCCAACGGCGAAATCATTAACCTGTGGGATAAATCGGATGAATAG
- a CDS encoding ABC transporter ATP-binding protein, protein MAMTELVIRADGICKHYGRGQTRVQVLRGLCFELAAGESVAIMGPSGCGKSTLLNLLNGLIRPDEGTLELFGQPCQGLSDNAWAGLRRTRVATLFQDGNLVSTLNVVRNIAFRAGLAGLEVEPLGLLRALGIAEVAQRYPDQLSGGQRQRAALACAFAVQPELILADEPTGSLDETSARRVMPLFFEAMHERGLTALIVTHNPSLARCCDRVLELSNGALRP, encoded by the coding sequence ATGGCAATGACGGAACTGGTGATACGGGCGGATGGGATCTGCAAGCACTATGGCCGCGGGCAAACCCGCGTCCAGGTGCTGCGCGGGCTGTGCTTCGAGCTCGCAGCGGGCGAGTCGGTGGCGATCATGGGGCCTTCCGGTTGTGGCAAGTCGACCCTGCTGAATCTGCTAAACGGCCTGATACGGCCGGATGAGGGGACGCTGGAGCTGTTTGGGCAGCCCTGTCAGGGGCTCAGCGACAACGCCTGGGCGGGCCTGCGTCGTACCCGAGTCGCGACCCTGTTCCAGGATGGCAATCTCGTATCGACGCTTAACGTTGTGCGCAATATAGCCTTTCGGGCCGGGCTTGCGGGGCTTGAGGTCGAGCCGCTCGGGCTGCTGCGGGCGCTGGGTATCGCCGAGGTCGCACAGCGCTATCCTGATCAACTGTCCGGCGGTCAGCGCCAGCGGGCGGCACTGGCCTGTGCCTTTGCCGTTCAGCCTGAACTGATACTGGCCGACGAGCCCACCGGCAGTCTCGACGAAACCAGTGCGCGGCGGGTGATGCCGCTGTTCTTCGAGGCCATGCACGAGCGCGGCCTGACGGCCCTGATCGTAACGCACAACCCTTCGCTGGCGCGCTGCTGCGACCGGGTGCTGGAACTGAGCAACGGGGCACTGCGCCCATGA
- a CDS encoding BufA1 family periplasmic bufferin-type metallophore, whose protein sequence is MKASTQLISAAVFALSTAGIISAGTALAEEPQFEKCYGIAAAGKNDCQTATSSCAGTSKHDRQTDAFIAVPQGTCSKIAGATLEAK, encoded by the coding sequence ATGAAAGCTTCTACTCAACTGATCAGCGCCGCCGTTTTTGCACTGTCCACTGCCGGCATTATCAGCGCAGGCACAGCACTGGCAGAGGAACCCCAGTTCGAAAAATGCTACGGCATTGCCGCCGCTGGCAAGAACGACTGCCAGACCGCAACCAGCTCCTGCGCCGGCACTTCCAAGCACGACCGACAAACCGATGCCTTTATCGCCGTACCCCAGGGCACCTGCAGCAAGATCGCCGGCGCCACCCTTGAAGCCAAGTGA
- a CDS encoding SPOR domain-containing protein yields the protein MQADEFGPAANRHRAQDSHGTHAHSAGRPVPATAIARYQYTLSAVLVAFVVTAVGLFLLTDSRISDLEARLGAQIALAATAPAPVDNGNQLAFINEVNDRLDGLQAALDELQTQSGAGREPDAPVINADSGGPLSKTEAKTAALAEPQETDVAATKQITAPVQPVKDTWLINIASFSQRASAQLLQGKLEALGRNATTEPVNLNGKALYRVRVTGLPDRKAAEEEALRLQKTLQLSGFWVAKDPGGRDAQ from the coding sequence GTGCAGGCTGATGAGTTTGGCCCCGCCGCGAACCGCCACAGGGCCCAGGACAGCCACGGGACACACGCGCACAGTGCCGGGCGTCCCGTGCCCGCAACGGCGATCGCCCGCTATCAGTACACCCTGTCCGCGGTCTTGGTAGCGTTCGTCGTCACAGCCGTCGGGCTTTTTCTGCTGACAGACTCACGCATCAGCGATCTGGAGGCCCGCCTTGGCGCCCAGATTGCCCTGGCCGCGACAGCGCCAGCTCCCGTCGACAACGGCAACCAGCTAGCCTTCATCAACGAGGTCAATGACCGACTTGACGGGCTGCAAGCCGCACTGGATGAACTCCAGACGCAGTCCGGCGCCGGCAGGGAACCGGACGCACCCGTGATAAATGCAGACTCTGGTGGCCCCCTATCCAAGACCGAAGCCAAGACCGCTGCCCTGGCGGAGCCGCAAGAAACTGACGTGGCCGCCACTAAGCAAATAACGGCCCCAGTGCAGCCAGTGAAGGACACCTGGTTAATCAATATTGCCTCATTTTCCCAGCGGGCATCCGCGCAACTGCTGCAAGGCAAACTGGAGGCGCTGGGCAGGAACGCCACCACTGAGCCGGTCAACCTGAATGGCAAAGCCCTCTATCGCGTGCGTGTCACCGGCCTGCCGGACCGCAAAGCCGCCGAGGAGGAGGCCCTGCGCCTGCAAAAGACACTGCAGCTTTCGGGCTTCTGGGTTGCCAAAGACCCCGGCGGACGCGACGCACAATAG
- a CDS encoding DoxX family protein, with the protein MTHSNAHRAISASTGSPLFTRTLYWTQQCTHGLNLLSPAVSLLFRFWIAAIFWKAGMAKIASWDATLYLFTYEYSVPVLSPQLAAWLGTGVELLMPVLLALGLATRFSALTLFLFNIIAVLSYPSLNEVGIQHHQYWGLMLLVPLFYGPGLFSLDALIQRYLRARSAMPQDR; encoded by the coding sequence ATGACCCATTCCAACGCCCATCGCGCAATTTCGGCCAGCACCGGTTCACCCCTTTTTACCCGCACCCTGTATTGGACGCAGCAGTGCACCCATGGACTGAATTTGCTTAGTCCTGCCGTAAGCCTGCTATTCCGGTTCTGGATCGCCGCCATTTTCTGGAAAGCGGGCATGGCCAAGATTGCCAGCTGGGACGCCACCCTCTACCTCTTCACATACGAATACAGCGTTCCGGTTCTGTCGCCGCAGCTCGCAGCCTGGCTGGGCACCGGCGTGGAATTGCTGATGCCGGTACTGCTTGCCCTGGGGCTGGCGACCCGCTTCAGTGCCCTGACGCTGTTCCTGTTCAACATCATCGCCGTCCTGTCCTACCCCAGCCTGAACGAGGTGGGCATTCAGCATCACCAGTACTGGGGATTGATGCTGCTGGTGCCGTTGTTCTACGGGCCAGGGCTGTTTTCGCTGGATGCGCTGATACAGCGTTATCTGCGCGCCAGATCCGCCATGCCGCAGGACCGCTAA
- a CDS encoding ATP-binding protein, whose protein sequence is MISAAPNLNAALRFNDTSELVYVSPQMLRLLGYDDSVFFVSPLTDLIPELTDERIAALWQQTMAEGSARLQCHLVDCSGGHSPVDIRFGRIQAGGQMQLCACVQPMVASSEAERLLQLVARTTAQSTGSEFFRVLARSLAEVLNVDGALITECLDFPTTRVHTLAYWTHRDFTGNIDYDLADTPCEKVVQEGRVCLYASRLTERYPKDAGAESYLGVPIFDADNQRVIGHMAFFDSQAMPDGFYHKAVFDIFCARASAELQRMQATRNLRLQEQKYRLLVENQQELVAQLDSDGRFKFASPSLCEFFARTEASLMGMPLLDLVQTSDQLHARACWSQLGVPGQHGEFEHRVDTERGERWLSWSLKAAMEQGALHSVIAVGRDITERREAEENARQVLQDLAHLSRVSSMGEMASAFAHEVNQPLCAILTYSQACLRLLGSETTDVAEIRHAMERVAANAELAGDIIQQMRNFLRKGEPDLVMADIFQVLQDSITLARVELRDDAIEIQLECEQPLPPVRINVTQIEQVILNYLCNARDAMKAAGRTGKVSIRAHHSAPRELQISVLDQGPGIDSQLLDRVFEPFVTSKTMGIGIGLSICKSIVEAHGGRVGGFNHPQGGACFQLTLPLVGEGGGA, encoded by the coding sequence ATGATATCGGCTGCGCCTAACCTTAATGCTGCTTTGCGCTTTAATGACACCTCAGAGCTGGTCTACGTCAGCCCGCAAATGCTGCGGTTGCTCGGCTACGATGACTCGGTTTTCTTCGTATCCCCCCTGACGGATCTGATTCCGGAACTGACCGACGAGCGGATTGCTGCGCTTTGGCAGCAGACGATGGCCGAGGGCAGTGCCAGGCTTCAGTGCCACCTGGTGGATTGCAGTGGTGGGCATTCCCCGGTCGATATCCGCTTTGGCCGCATCCAGGCCGGCGGGCAGATGCAGCTATGTGCCTGCGTTCAGCCCATGGTGGCCAGCAGCGAAGCGGAGCGGTTGCTGCAGCTGGTGGCCCGCACCACCGCGCAAAGTACCGGGAGCGAGTTTTTTCGCGTTCTGGCCCGGTCGCTGGCTGAAGTACTCAATGTGGACGGCGCCCTGATCACCGAATGCCTGGATTTTCCTACCACTCGGGTGCATACCCTGGCGTACTGGACGCATCGTGATTTTACCGGAAATATTGATTATGACCTGGCGGATACTCCCTGCGAGAAGGTGGTTCAGGAAGGGCGCGTCTGTCTTTATGCCAGTCGGCTGACTGAGCGCTATCCCAAGGATGCCGGGGCCGAGAGCTATCTGGGGGTGCCAATCTTTGACGCCGATAATCAGCGGGTGATCGGCCATATGGCCTTTTTTGATTCACAAGCCATGCCGGATGGCTTCTACCACAAGGCGGTGTTCGATATCTTCTGCGCCCGGGCCAGTGCCGAACTGCAACGGATGCAGGCTACGCGCAACCTTCGCCTGCAGGAGCAGAAATACCGTCTGCTGGTCGAGAATCAGCAAGAGCTGGTGGCCCAGCTGGATTCCGACGGCCGGTTTAAGTTTGCCAGCCCCTCGCTGTGTGAATTTTTCGCCCGCACTGAGGCTTCGCTGATGGGAATGCCCTTGCTTGACCTGGTTCAGACCTCGGATCAGCTGCATGCCAGGGCCTGCTGGAGCCAGCTTGGCGTTCCCGGGCAGCATGGGGAGTTCGAGCACAGGGTTGATACGGAGCGAGGCGAGCGCTGGCTCTCCTGGTCGCTGAAGGCCGCCATGGAGCAAGGTGCCCTTCACAGCGTCATAGCCGTTGGCCGTGATATTACCGAGCGCCGCGAGGCGGAAGAGAATGCCCGCCAGGTTTTGCAGGATCTGGCCCACCTGTCTAGGGTGAGCTCCATGGGCGAGATGGCCTCTGCCTTTGCCCACGAGGTCAATCAGCCCCTTTGCGCGATCCTGACCTATTCTCAGGCCTGCCTCAGGTTGCTTGGCAGTGAAACCACCGATGTCGCCGAAATTCGCCACGCAATGGAGCGCGTGGCCGCCAATGCAGAATTGGCCGGGGATATCATTCAGCAGATGCGCAACTTTCTGCGCAAGGGCGAACCGGACTTGGTGATGGCGGATATTTTCCAGGTGCTGCAGGACTCCATTACCCTGGCGCGGGTGGAACTGCGGGACGACGCTATCGAAATCCAGCTTGAGTGTGAGCAACCTTTGCCGCCGGTCCGCATCAACGTTACCCAGATTGAACAGGTCATTCTGAATTACCTCTGCAACGCCCGGGACGCCATGAAAGCCGCGGGGCGCACCGGCAAGGTGAGTATCAGAGCCCACCACAGCGCGCCGCGGGAACTGCAGATCAGCGTACTGGACCAGGGGCCCGGTATCGACTCGCAACTGCTCGACCGGGTGTTCGAGCCCTTCGTCACCAGCAAAACGATGGGCATAGGCATCGGCCTGTCTATCTGCAAGTCAATCGTTGAGGCCCATGGTGGACGGGTCGGCGGCTTTAATCATCCACAGGGGGGGGCCTGCTTTCAGTTGACGCTGCCGCTGGTGGGCGAGGGAGGAGGAGCATGA